One Methanocaldococcus villosus KIN24-T80 genomic window carries:
- a CDS encoding EF-Tu/IF-2/RF-3 family GTPase, which translates to MVLITVGIFGHIKDVGRELGKKGTSSDITFYNYKQGDKIVTYVEPTRYPERINPLIYTINLMDYAIVFIDEITGELGEMLLALDMFNICNGAFVLGEYVDVDMLKNIIKGTSMENFDILDKDFIKIREHVLELEIERDFSYKKIPIDHYFKVKSVGTVVLGKVEKGKIEVHDNLKLYPIYKEVMIKSIQIHDKDCKEAKAGDRVGLALKGVDVEELSRGYVLSDKELEVKKEVKFKIEMNPFINKEIKEGENYTLITGLQAVACEVLDVSNNKISLLLNKEIAYDDEKLCLIDGSAKIRILGVGEKLCQ; encoded by the coding sequence ATGGTTTTGATAACTGTTGGAATTTTTGGGCATATAAAGGATGTAGGGAGAGAGCTAGGGAAGAAAGGAACTAGTTCTGATATAACATTTTATAATTATAAGCAAGGGGATAAAATAGTAACTTATGTGGAACCTACAAGATATCCTGAAAGAATTAACCCTCTTATATATACAATAAATTTAATGGACTATGCAATAGTTTTTATTGATGAGATTACTGGAGAGTTAGGAGAGATGTTGTTAGCATTAGATATGTTTAATATATGCAATGGAGCTTTTGTATTAGGGGAGTATGTTGATGTAGATATGCTAAAAAATATTATAAAAGGAACTTCTATGGAGAATTTTGATATCTTAGATAAAGATTTTATAAAGATAAGGGAACATGTTTTAGAATTAGAAATTGAAAGAGACTTCAGCTATAAAAAGATACCTATTGATCATTATTTTAAGGTTAAAAGTGTAGGAACCGTTGTTTTAGGAAAAGTAGAGAAAGGGAAAATAGAAGTTCATGACAATCTAAAATTGTATCCAATATATAAAGAAGTCATGATTAAGAGTATACAAATACATGATAAAGACTGTAAAGAAGCTAAGGCTGGAGATAGAGTGGGATTAGCTTTAAAAGGTGTAGATGTGGAAGAGTTGAGTAGGGGATATGTGTTATCTGATAAGGAGTTAGAAGTAAAGAAAGAAGTTAAATTTAAAATAGAAATGAACCCATTTATTAATAAAGAGATAAAAGAAGGTGAAAACTACACTTTAATAACTGGCCTCCAAGCTGTAGCATGTGAAGTTTTAGATGTTAGTAATAATAAAATATCATTATTGTTAAATAAAGAAATAGCTTATGATGATGAGAAACTCTGTTTAATTGATGGTAGTGCTAAGATAAGAATATTAGGAGTGGGTGAAAAACTATGCCAATAA
- a CDS encoding PRC-barrel domain-containing protein, producing the protein MPIRVKDILDKHVYTTKAMYVGKVYDVMVDVENGVIKGLILSDISKGCLKDFVSDPTKKVVIPYGLITAIGNIILVKPPAENGYSFLKR; encoded by the coding sequence ATGCCAATAAGAGTTAAAGATATTTTAGACAAGCATGTATATACAACAAAAGCTATGTATGTAGGAAAAGTTTATGATGTTATGGTAGATGTAGAAAATGGTGTGATAAAAGGGTTAATACTATCTGATATTTCTAAAGGATGTCTTAAAGATTTTGTTTCAGATCCTACAAAAAAAGTGGTTATACCCTATGGATTAATAACTGCTATAGGGAATATTATACTAGTTAAACCTCCTGCAGAAAATGGTTATAGCTTTCTAAAGAGATAA
- a CDS encoding thymidylate synthase — protein MIIKKPSVAAAYEELVHAILKHGREVITEDGQKCKELMNVLVEITNPAIKRVSPKYPFGKEAIDKYINNLLYGSNNDFVYDYHERIFKYPSYDRKVVNNQIDYVINKLKNAGTSRRAVISLWQPFIDQENKDVPCLNYINFQKREDSLYMTVVFRSNDILLAFHANALALIRLGELVAEKIGGRLKSYNHFICNAHIYVERDRDYLERW, from the coding sequence ATGATAATAAAAAAACCATCAGTTGCAGCAGCGTATGAGGAGCTTGTTCATGCAATTTTAAAGCATGGGAGGGAAGTTATAACAGAGGATGGGCAAAAGTGTAAGGAGCTTATGAATGTGCTTGTTGAGATAACAAACCCAGCTATTAAAAGAGTCTCTCCAAAATACCCTTTTGGAAAAGAAGCTATTGATAAATACATTAATAATTTATTATATGGCTCAAATAATGATTTTGTCTATGATTACCATGAGAGGATTTTTAAATACCCATCCTATGACAGGAAAGTTGTAAATAACCAAATAGATTATGTTATCAATAAGCTTAAAAATGCTGGAACTTCAAGGAGGGCTGTTATTAGCTTATGGCAACCATTTATTGACCAAGAGAATAAAGATGTGCCTTGTCTAAATTATATTAACTTCCAAAAAAGGGAAGATAGCTTATATATGACAGTTGTTTTCAGAAGTAATGATATTCTCTTAGCCTTCCATGCTAATGCCTTAGCTTTGATAAGGTTAGGTGAGCTTGTAGCTGAAAAAATAGGGGGGAGATTAAAAAGCTACAACCATTTTATTTGCAATGCTCATATATATGTTGAGAGGGATAGGGATTATTTAGAAAGGTGGTAG
- a CDS encoding DUF211 domain-containing protein, with the protein MSGIRRLVLDILKPHEPKITDLALKLTAIPNVDGVNITVYEIDKETENVKITIEGKDLDFERIRDVIEMMGGTIHSIDEVVAGKKIIEEVKTPQDRK; encoded by the coding sequence ATGAGTGGTATCAGGAGATTAGTTTTAGATATATTAAAACCTCATGAACCAAAAATAACAGATCTTGCTTTAAAATTAACAGCTATACCAAATGTAGATGGGGTTAATATAACTGTATATGAGATTGATAAAGAAACTGAAAATGTAAAAATAACTATAGAAGGAAAAGATTTGGATTTTGAGAGAATAAGGGATGTTATAGAAATGATGGGGGGAACAATTCATAGTATTGATGAAGTTGTTGCAGGAAAGAAGATAATAGAAGAAGTAAAAACCCCCCAAGATAGAAAGTGA
- the engB gene encoding GTP-binding protein EngB produces MDFFEKYKILKQEKIKEKPKVIVVGRSNVGKSTLIRLLTGNKKVRVGKRPGVTLKISEYDMGGYILVDMPGFGYMAGIPKKVQEKIKDEIVHYIENNYKNIAAAVHIIDAKSFCEIVERWKDKEIPIDIEMFDFITELKISPILVVNKMDKIKKNKWNETLDKICSYFKCSPPWRQWKFIIPAILKRRYGLEEIKKMIYERVELFNKLRG; encoded by the coding sequence ATGGATTTCTTTGAAAAATATAAAATTTTAAAACAGGAAAAAATTAAAGAAAAGCCAAAAGTTATTGTTGTTGGTAGAAGCAATGTTGGAAAATCAACATTAATAAGGTTATTAACTGGAAATAAGAAAGTTAGAGTAGGAAAAAGGCCCGGTGTAACTTTAAAGATTAGTGAGTATGATATGGGAGGATATATATTAGTAGATATGCCTGGTTTTGGTTATATGGCAGGAATACCAAAAAAGGTTCAAGAAAAAATAAAAGATGAAATTGTTCATTATATTGAAAATAACTACAAAAATATAGCTGCTGCTGTTCATATAATAGATGCAAAATCATTCTGTGAAATTGTTGAGAGATGGAAAGATAAGGAAATACCTATAGATATAGAGATGTTTGACTTTATCACAGAACTAAAAATTAGCCCTATTTTAGTAGTTAATAAAATGGATAAAATTAAAAAAAATAAATGGAATGAAACTTTGGACAAGATCTGTAGTTATTTTAAATGCTCTCCTCCATGGAGACAGTGGAAATTTATAATTCCAGCAATATTAAAAAGGAGATATGGTTTAGAAGAGATAAAAAAGATGATATATGAGAGAGTGGAATTATTTAATAAATTGAGAGGATAG